The following are from one region of the Thermoproteus uzoniensis 768-20 genome:
- a CDS encoding alpha/beta fold hydrolase, protein MEEGALSLEGLRIRYIRSGDGKPIVLLHGYSFNADNWYSSGVAQSLAENYAVYAIDMPYGAKSKSSKFRSDAKGYARFLRKILDAFSLGEPPIVGPSMSGEVLMWYVALGYGTALAVLVGPVGLDDKELQNGLAKSGARIAAIWGEKDEISPPSIYAPLLKKILPSARVAVLPGAGHPAYLDKPREFLELLKSFLAEAGY, encoded by the coding sequence ATGGAGGAGGGGGCTCTGTCCCTTGAAGGGCTAAGGATCCGCTACATAAGGAGCGGCGACGGGAAGCCCATAGTCCTCCTACACGGCTATTCGTTCAATGCAGATAATTGGTACTCCTCCGGCGTAGCCCAGAGCCTCGCCGAGAACTACGCAGTATACGCAATCGATATGCCGTACGGGGCCAAGTCCAAGAGCTCCAAGTTTAGATCAGACGCTAAGGGCTACGCCCGCTTCTTGAGGAAGATTCTCGATGCCTTCTCGCTGGGCGAGCCGCCTATAGTCGGCCCCTCGATGTCGGGCGAAGTGCTCATGTGGTACGTCGCCTTGGGCTATGGGACAGCCCTAGCAGTGCTTGTCGGGCCCGTGGGCCTCGACGACAAGGAGCTACAGAACGGCCTCGCGAAGTCGGGTGCGCGGATCGCCGCCATATGGGGCGAGAAGGACGAGATATCGCCTCCCTCGATATATGCGCCTCTTCTGAAGAAGATCTTGCCATCGGCAAGGGTCGCCGTACTGCCTGGAGCCGGGCATCCGGCCTATCTGGACAAGCCTAGGGAGTTTTTGGAGCTTCTGAAGAGCTTCCTGGCTGAGGCGGGCTATTAG
- a CDS encoding translation initiation factor aIF-1A produces the protein MSEFRVPGEGEILCKVLELLGDNRVKVICQDGETRVTRIPGRYRKRLWLKPGDYVVVAVWDFDPKKGDVVHKYDKRDLDELRRSGYAEAIDNLEKLG, from the coding sequence GTGTCGGAGTTTAGAGTGCCCGGCGAGGGGGAGATCTTGTGCAAGGTGTTGGAGCTCCTCGGCGATAACAGAGTCAAGGTCATCTGCCAAGACGGCGAGACGCGGGTGACGAGGATACCCGGACGATATAGGAAAAGACTCTGGCTAAAACCGGGCGACTACGTCGTGGTCGCCGTTTGGGACTTCGACCCGAAGAAAGGCGATGTTGTACATAAGTACGACAAGAGGGATCTAGACGAGCTGAGGCGCAGCGGCTACGCCGAGGCTATAGACAATCTGGAAAAACTAGGCTAG
- a CDS encoding DsrE/DsrF/DrsH-like family protein produces MPEKISMIVFSGTDDKLIPVGVISQAAAALGYEVHVFFTGWAMFKLLKEPAPEIWPKEFEAMVPRLKEGMARIKAPTWKDMLKQAKQMGAKVYVCSMMAEAAGLKKEHFDPTLVDDVVGVTTFLERAKGGQVLFI; encoded by the coding sequence ATGCCGGAGAAGATATCGATGATTGTGTTCTCGGGGACCGACGACAAGCTGATACCCGTCGGCGTCATATCGCAAGCCGCGGCGGCTCTGGGATACGAGGTACATGTGTTCTTCACGGGCTGGGCCATGTTCAAGTTGCTGAAGGAGCCGGCGCCCGAGATATGGCCTAAGGAGTTCGAGGCCATGGTGCCGAGGCTCAAGGAAGGCATGGCGAGGATAAAGGCGCCGACTTGGAAAGACATGCTCAAGCAGGCGAAGCAGATGGGGGCTAAGGTCTACGTGTGCTCCATGATGGCCGAAGCCGCCGGCCTTAAGAAGGAGCACTTCGACCCGACCTTGGTAGACGACGTCGTGGGCGTCACCACGTTCCTCGAAAGAGCCAAAGGAGGCCAAGTACTGTTTATATAA
- a CDS encoding glutamate synthase-related protein, protein MLPARLVVMLKGLTFLLRGYRDFLEGYPIGEISFRALKGKDAVYPFGLIASYGSAVLGSGIYDKGCPRFKTLDSVVLMPPAFTPKRLEKVAELLREPSFMDVKTDADLGGFRSSLPVVVGSMGSTHIASKTALEIARAAAKFGVVYGIGENVATVRGYSERLTKGHPSFKERLLTYLTNVDKAGGVIVQQSVEDAYDELWNKVYSDKDVEPYLEEGKIGFEIKIGQGAKPGLGGVIKIPRSQAERLRAKYKFDEAELRKKYITRYSVPGTFTAEILAGTIRFMKTAYPRARIWIKLGPFRDALDVIRIAAEEGADAVVIDGKEGGTGMAPTAAMKDLGYPTLVGLKAIRKAREEGHKISLLIAGRLYDGGHVVKSLALGASGTYMARPFLIAALARGEKGVENYLESLKVEVQMLVSALGKYDVADVGPEDVAALDKDVAEMLGVPYVYS, encoded by the coding sequence GTGTTGCCGGCTAGATTAGTAGTCATGTTGAAGGGCTTGACGTTTCTGCTTAGGGGATATAGGGACTTCCTCGAGGGGTATCCTATAGGTGAGATCTCCTTCAGGGCGTTAAAGGGCAAAGATGCCGTATATCCCTTCGGCTTGATAGCGTCATACGGCTCGGCCGTCTTAGGCTCCGGCATCTACGATAAGGGCTGTCCCCGTTTCAAGACGCTCGACTCTGTCGTGTTGATGCCGCCGGCCTTCACGCCTAAGCGACTCGAGAAGGTGGCCGAGCTTCTAAGGGAACCGAGCTTCATGGACGTCAAAACAGACGCCGACTTGGGAGGCTTCCGCTCTTCGTTGCCGGTGGTCGTGGGCTCCATGGGGTCCACCCACATCGCCAGCAAGACTGCTCTCGAGATAGCTCGAGCCGCCGCCAAGTTCGGCGTCGTTTACGGGATAGGCGAAAACGTGGCTACGGTTAGAGGATACTCGGAAAGGCTCACGAAGGGACATCCGTCGTTCAAGGAGAGGTTGCTCACCTACTTGACTAACGTAGATAAGGCTGGCGGCGTGATCGTCCAACAGAGCGTGGAGGACGCATACGACGAGCTGTGGAACAAGGTCTACAGCGATAAGGACGTCGAGCCGTATCTGGAGGAGGGGAAGATAGGCTTCGAGATAAAGATAGGCCAGGGGGCCAAGCCGGGGCTGGGCGGCGTTATAAAAATACCGAGAAGCCAGGCGGAGAGGCTCAGAGCCAAATATAAATTCGACGAGGCCGAGCTGAGGAAGAAATATATAACTAGGTACTCCGTTCCCGGCACCTTCACCGCCGAGATCCTAGCTGGCACTATACGGTTTATGAAAACCGCCTATCCTAGAGCGAGGATATGGATAAAGCTGGGGCCATTCAGGGACGCGCTCGACGTGATCAGAATAGCCGCGGAGGAGGGAGCCGACGCCGTCGTGATAGACGGCAAGGAAGGCGGGACGGGCATGGCCCCCACAGCGGCTATGAAGGACCTCGGCTATCCGACCCTGGTGGGGCTTAAGGCCATCAGAAAGGCGCGGGAGGAGGGCCACAAGATATCGTTGTTGATAGCCGGCAGGCTCTACGACGGAGGCCACGTGGTGAAGAGCCTCGCGTTGGGGGCCTCCGGCACATATATGGCGAGGCCCTTCCTTATAGCCGCGCTAGCCCGCGGCGAGAAGGGCGTTGAGAACTACCTGGAGTCCCTCAAGGTCGAGGTCCAGATGTTGGTGTCGGCCTTGGGCAAATACGACGTGGCCGACGTAGGTCCGGAAGACGTAGCCGCCCTGGACAAGGATGTCGCAGAGATGCTAGGCGTACCATATGTATATAGCTGA
- a CDS encoding dihydropteroate synthase has product MPLALLGKLPVGSGHPVRIMGVVNASPESFYASSIAATPEKAVELAASWRGFVDVIDVGGMSTAPYKDTWVPAEEELKRVVPVVKALSQHVDVPISVDTYRPRVAEEALKAGASIVNDVTGLKLYPEMCGVVKDYGASLVLMAREREPRPGADPVDRLISALRESLDAALKCGVDPEKIVVDPGIGFPILPPGDLPYVVAGEYRHGDPQWPWWRWDLYVLKNLGRFKELGRPVLVGVSRKSFIRRLVGARTPDEVLPGSVAAEALAVLHGADIVRTHNPRETWQAVRLAEALRNLK; this is encoded by the coding sequence ATGCCCCTCGCCCTCTTGGGCAAGCTGCCCGTGGGCTCCGGCCATCCGGTAAGGATTATGGGAGTTGTAAACGCCTCGCCCGAGTCCTTCTACGCGAGCTCGATCGCCGCCACGCCCGAGAAGGCCGTGGAGTTGGCCGCCAGCTGGAGGGGCTTCGTGGACGTGATAGACGTGGGAGGCATGTCCACCGCGCCTTATAAGGATACGTGGGTGCCTGCAGAGGAGGAGCTGAAGCGCGTCGTGCCGGTCGTCAAGGCCCTTTCCCAACACGTTGATGTGCCCATCAGCGTAGACACCTATAGGCCCAGAGTGGCTGAGGAGGCGCTCAAGGCAGGGGCCTCTATAGTGAACGACGTGACGGGCCTCAAGCTCTACCCCGAGATGTGTGGGGTGGTCAAAGACTACGGGGCGTCGTTGGTCTTGATGGCCCGGGAGAGGGAGCCGAGGCCCGGGGCTGACCCCGTGGATAGGCTCATCTCGGCATTGCGGGAGAGCCTCGACGCCGCCCTTAAATGCGGGGTGGATCCGGAAAAGATCGTCGTGGATCCCGGCATAGGGTTCCCGATCCTGCCTCCGGGAGATCTGCCGTACGTAGTTGCCGGCGAGTATAGACACGGCGATCCCCAGTGGCCTTGGTGGAGGTGGGACCTCTACGTCTTAAAAAACCTCGGGAGATTCAAGGAGCTGGGCAGGCCCGTGTTGGTGGGGGTATCCAGGAAGTCCTTCATAAGGAGGCTCGTCGGCGCGCGGACTCCCGACGAGGTCCTGCCCGGCTCAGTAGCCGCCGAGGCGCTGGCAGTGCTACACGGCGCCGACATCGTGAGGACCCACAACCCTAGGGAGACCTGGCAAGCCGTCAGACTGGCGGAGGCGTTGAGAAACCTTAAATAA
- a CDS encoding sulfurtransferase TusA family protein encodes MAENRIRVDARGIACPGPITELVKAYRNAKNGDIIEVMATDPGFKPDVEAWIKRTGNQLLEFREEGGTYVAVIKVTAKK; translated from the coding sequence ATGGCCGAGAACAGAATAAGGGTAGACGCGAGGGGAATAGCTTGTCCGGGGCCCATCACCGAACTCGTCAAGGCGTATAGGAACGCCAAGAACGGCGATATCATAGAGGTTATGGCCACGGACCCCGGCTTCAAGCCCGACGTAGAGGCTTGGATTAAACGGACCGGCAACCAGCTCTTGGAGTTCAGAGAGGAGGGAGGGACCTACGTCGCCGTGATTAAGGTCACGGCGAAGAAATGA
- a CDS encoding AAA-associated domain-containing protein, which translates to MNRSFQPAAVDQVLGLLRVIYSLGGKTDIYRIDEEVEIDFDEISLAVGAAESLGLVAVKAGDVELTELGRRAVLDLDSVKAEIARRLASLTPFADILASLSRKTPLPLSEVTEMLCGLGYCGDVSTRRVIAWAVLFGLIEITPDDLVFPGAWTRS; encoded by the coding sequence ATGAATAGGTCGTTTCAGCCGGCTGCCGTCGACCAAGTCCTCGGACTTCTGAGAGTGATATACTCGTTGGGCGGCAAGACGGATATCTATAGAATCGATGAGGAGGTCGAGATAGACTTCGACGAGATAAGCCTGGCTGTGGGCGCAGCCGAGTCCCTAGGGCTAGTGGCCGTAAAGGCCGGCGATGTGGAGCTGACGGAGCTGGGCCGTAGGGCCGTCCTAGATCTCGACAGCGTTAAGGCCGAGATCGCCAGAAGGCTCGCCTCGCTTACTCCCTTCGCAGACATACTCGCGTCGTTAAGTAGGAAGACGCCGTTGCCGCTGAGCGAGGTCACCGAGATGCTCTGCGGGTTGGGCTACTGCGGCGATGTGTCTACGAGAAGGGTGATAGCGTGGGCCGTCCTATTCGGCCTGATAGAGATTACTCCGGACGACTTGGTGTTCCCAGGCGCCTGGACGCGGTCTTGA
- a CDS encoding DUF1641 domain-containing protein: MSSEERIFKALADPQKQEALAVLLENIDAVKDLVVFLSELRNSGVFELLAAGIAAAKALSADLITSRDFAEKFAKFAELASAASAAASNTEGIACISKAVSGANASRPVGIYGLLQALQDPDVQRGLGYIVSIVKVLGSCLASRQQ, from the coding sequence ATGAGCTCCGAGGAGCGGATATTCAAGGCCCTTGCCGATCCGCAGAAGCAAGAGGCGCTCGCAGTCCTCCTCGAGAACATAGACGCCGTGAAGGACCTTGTGGTCTTCTTATCCGAGTTGAGGAACTCCGGCGTGTTCGAGCTTCTAGCGGCCGGCATCGCAGCAGCTAAGGCCCTCTCGGCCGATTTAATAACCAGCAGAGATTTCGCCGAGAAGTTCGCGAAGTTCGCGGAGCTGGCGTCGGCGGCGTCTGCGGCGGCCTCGAATACCGAGGGCATCGCCTGTATTTCCAAAGCCGTGTCGGGCGCCAACGCGTCAAGGCCGGTAGGCATTTACGGCCTCCTCCAAGCCCTCCAAGACCCCGACGTGCAGAGAGGGCTCGGCTATATCGTATCCATAGTGAAGGTGCTGGGATCTTGCTTAGCGTCGAGACAACAATAG
- a CDS encoding TusE/DsrC/DsvC family sulfur relay protein, giving the protein MRTGHSGEGLHMTDVRCPGTYRVAGKDVKLDEDCYLENPSDWDREVARWIAENLEGISLTAEHWRAVEYVRSYWEKHGECPPVSRLLRDLGMTFEDLYRLFPSGPAEGLCRVAGVPRPGGCS; this is encoded by the coding sequence ATGCGGACAGGACATAGCGGCGAGGGACTACATATGACCGACGTGCGGTGCCCAGGGACGTATAGGGTCGCCGGCAAGGACGTGAAGTTGGACGAGGACTGCTATCTGGAGAACCCCTCCGACTGGGATAGGGAGGTGGCCAGATGGATCGCCGAGAATCTAGAGGGCATAAGCCTGACCGCTGAGCACTGGCGCGCGGTCGAATACGTCAGGTCCTACTGGGAGAAACACGGCGAGTGCCCGCCGGTGAGCAGACTGCTTAGAGATCTCGGGATGACCTTCGAGGACCTGTATAGGCTCTTCCCGTCGGGCCCCGCCGAGGGCTTGTGCAGAGTGGCGGGAGTCCCCAGACCCGGGGGTTGCTCCTAA
- a CDS encoding THUMP domain-containing protein, which yields MSFNLVVATGWRQERMCMEELYKIGDILARRVKDVWFTGFDGLLTAEVEGDPLEFTRALADLVSSGYYVPRFVLRATPIMVVVKSDLDEVARAASELAAKHIGPNETFKVELKKRGVKYDRLAVIDYVAKGIDRKVDLTRPDKILWIEMFPTRTGLSVITERDNFSLMRMRVGSHGGGGSVP from the coding sequence ATGTCTTTCAACCTAGTCGTCGCGACCGGCTGGAGGCAGGAGAGGATGTGCATGGAGGAGCTCTACAAGATCGGCGATATATTAGCGCGGCGAGTGAAAGACGTGTGGTTCACCGGCTTTGACGGACTCCTCACGGCTGAGGTCGAGGGCGATCCCCTCGAGTTCACGAGGGCGCTCGCCGATTTGGTGTCGTCGGGGTACTACGTGCCCAGGTTCGTCTTGAGGGCAACGCCTATAATGGTGGTCGTCAAAAGCGACTTGGACGAGGTGGCGAGAGCCGCCTCTGAGCTCGCGGCGAAGCACATAGGGCCCAACGAGACCTTCAAGGTAGAGCTGAAGAAGAGAGGCGTCAAGTACGACAGACTGGCGGTCATAGACTACGTGGCCAAGGGGATAGACAGAAAGGTCGACTTGACGAGGCCGGACAAGATTTTGTGGATAGAGATGTTCCCTACCAGGACGGGGCTCTCCGTCATAACCGAGAGGGACAACTTCTCCCTCATGAGGATGAGGGTGGGTAGCCATGGAGGAGGGGGCTCTGTCCCTTGA
- a CDS encoding asparagine synthetase A, with protein sequence MPYLHPAVLEFEKMVADKEQYRKQLEEWVKYSWRWAVTDKYKLVFKVQASALRAIREFLDSKGFVEVLSPIVGPVTDPGIRGAKQATIDFYGAEYKVMSSAILYKQYMAASLGKIYFVSPNIRLEPNDSIYTGRHLVEFYQVDIEMYKASYMDAMDVAEELVTYVVKYIKDVHGKELEALGRQLREFQRPFKRYQHREAVEFVNKLGCRNPPKEELMWECEKVMSAHHDSPFFVYDYPRGARGFYDREDPERRGILRDFDMLYPEGFGEAISGAEREYEPERLVARIRESGEDPAKYQWFLQMAKELYPLQTAGFGIGVERLTRYLCGLRAVWEARPYPKVAGIVGGP encoded by the coding sequence ATGCCCTACCTTCACCCGGCTGTCCTTGAGTTCGAGAAGATGGTGGCTGATAAGGAACAGTATAGGAAACAGCTGGAGGAGTGGGTAAAATACTCGTGGCGATGGGCCGTCACCGACAAGTACAAGCTCGTGTTTAAGGTCCAGGCCTCTGCCTTGAGGGCGATAAGGGAATTCCTCGACTCTAAGGGCTTCGTCGAGGTCCTTTCGCCGATTGTGGGCCCGGTGACTGACCCGGGTATAAGAGGGGCCAAACAAGCCACGATAGACTTCTACGGAGCTGAGTATAAGGTCATGTCGTCCGCTATACTCTACAAGCAGTACATGGCGGCGTCTCTTGGCAAGATATATTTCGTCAGCCCCAACATAAGGCTGGAGCCCAACGACAGCATATACACGGGGAGGCACTTGGTCGAGTTCTACCAAGTCGATATAGAGATGTACAAGGCATCGTACATGGACGCCATGGATGTAGCCGAGGAGCTGGTCACCTATGTCGTTAAGTACATAAAGGACGTTCACGGAAAGGAGCTGGAGGCGTTGGGGAGACAGCTCCGCGAATTCCAGAGGCCGTTCAAGCGGTATCAACATAGGGAGGCCGTGGAGTTCGTGAACAAGCTCGGCTGTAGGAACCCGCCCAAGGAGGAGCTCATGTGGGAATGCGAGAAGGTCATGTCGGCCCACCACGATTCGCCGTTCTTCGTCTACGATTACCCGAGAGGCGCCAGAGGCTTCTACGACAGAGAGGACCCCGAGAGGCGCGGAATACTGAGAGACTTCGACATGCTGTACCCCGAGGGGTTCGGGGAGGCCATAAGCGGCGCGGAGCGCGAATACGAGCCCGAGAGGCTCGTCGCGAGGATTAGGGAATCAGGCGAGGACCCCGCCAAGTACCAGTGGTTCCTGCAGATGGCCAAGGAGCTCTATCCTCTGCAGACAGCAGGATTCGGGATCGGCGTAGAGAGGCTGACGAGGTATCTCTGCGGGCTGAGAGCCGTCTGGGAAGCCCGTCCATATCCGAAAGTGGCAGGTATAGTGGGCGGTCCGTAA
- a CDS encoding PadR family transcriptional regulator: MYPKWRGYYKAIVLYLLSSGPLSGYEIIKAIEGSFGGKIRPSPGTIYPLLRYLEEEGYINSEEQYVGKKRKKIYRITDEGRRMLESYMKDPAFNQLLSYLRRQDEEKVDILASIVEEVRFLSEIFDELDSTDRARLEELAKVLSDFSDKVSRRLSR, from the coding sequence ATGTATCCGAAATGGCGCGGCTACTATAAGGCGATCGTTCTCTACCTACTATCCTCGGGCCCTCTAAGTGGCTACGAGATAATTAAGGCCATAGAGGGCTCGTTCGGCGGGAAGATAAGGCCGTCGCCTGGCACCATCTACCCGCTGCTCCGGTATTTGGAGGAGGAGGGCTACATAAACTCCGAGGAGCAGTACGTCGGCAAGAAGAGGAAGAAGATCTACAGGATAACCGACGAGGGGAGGCGTATGTTGGAGAGCTATATGAAGGATCCGGCGTTCAACCAACTCCTCTCGTATCTGCGCCGGCAAGACGAGGAGAAGGTCGATATACTGGCCTCCATAGTGGAGGAGGTAAGGTTCCTGTCCGAGATCTTCGACGAGCTCGACAGCACGGATAGGGCGAGGCTCGAGGAGCTGGCCAAGGTCCTGTCCGACTTCTCCGACAAGGTCTCGCGGAGGCTGAGCAGATAA
- a CDS encoding methyltransferase domain-containing protein yields MRIAISKTGNRVDGPGEGEEIAIYEVEDGRYKLVEVVENPAKYAKMARGAAALAEARRRGAQALIVSEIGPRGFEIAKVWGLKVYVYEGLVEEALARFVEGELKEAEGPTHHEHHHHGGHWRGVSEDEYALLLKYTPRGGIAADLGCGAGRLCEVLKDIASRVYCVDIDEEALKEVEKIGAPNLSILREDVLHTSIPGNSVDVVVMSNVFHDLADKKAAAAEVARILRQGGHVILIEHKPGSPFGPPSFLKMSPDDVRKYFKGFKEVEYQDLGHNYALVFQKA; encoded by the coding sequence ATGAGAATTGCGATATCGAAAACAGGCAATAGGGTGGATGGGCCCGGCGAGGGCGAGGAGATAGCCATATACGAGGTCGAGGACGGCCGATATAAGCTGGTCGAGGTCGTCGAAAACCCGGCGAAGTACGCCAAGATGGCGCGAGGCGCCGCGGCGTTGGCCGAAGCCCGCCGCCGAGGCGCGCAAGCGCTTATAGTCTCCGAGATAGGGCCTAGAGGCTTCGAGATAGCGAAGGTCTGGGGGCTAAAGGTGTACGTCTACGAGGGGCTAGTCGAGGAGGCGTTGGCCAGATTCGTCGAAGGCGAATTGAAGGAGGCGGAGGGCCCTACGCACCACGAACATCACCACCACGGCGGCCACTGGCGCGGAGTGTCAGAGGACGAATATGCCTTACTGCTTAAATACACCCCTAGGGGCGGCATCGCCGCGGATCTGGGATGCGGCGCAGGTAGGCTCTGCGAGGTGTTGAAGGACATCGCCTCGCGAGTCTACTGCGTGGATATAGACGAGGAGGCCCTCAAGGAGGTCGAGAAGATAGGCGCGCCCAACCTCTCGATACTTAGGGAGGACGTGCTCCACACGTCGATACCCGGCAACTCCGTCGACGTGGTGGTTATGTCGAACGTGTTCCACGACCTAGCCGACAAGAAGGCGGCCGCGGCAGAGGTGGCCCGTATATTAAGGCAAGGAGGCCACGTCATCTTGATAGAGCATAAGCCGGGCTCCCCGTTCGGGCCCCCCAGTTTCCTGAAAATGAGCCCAGACGACGTCAGGAAATATTTCAAGGGCTTCAAGGAGGTGGAGTACCAAGATCTCGGACACAACTACGCCTTGGTGTTCCAGAAGGCCTAA
- a CDS encoding NAD(P)/FAD-dependent oxidoreductase translates to MKRRVVIIGGGSGGAILANNLPLEDFEVTVVDRSPYHYYWPWLLYVAFRGSRRPMKREIRSLLKPGVNFIQSGAQSVDLNNRKVVLENGKTLDYDYLVVATGSRPTYGLIGGHEKAVEKYGDYHSTIENAERVWKTVNSLKQGTFAIVVGGDPYRCPPSPLEGVFLAEEFFRSRGLRDRVKVVFAVPYPRPYPAEPMNEVVEPLLKERGVEYITFFTLDRIEEDRKVAVSMEGEELKYDALVVVPPHVGTDMKISPEDVLTTDRFIQADKFTNNIKGFDDAFVIGDASAVPVAKTGVTAHLQAGVVARRLQGEDARNNGRTNCPFDLGYGLGTFVISDYNNPVVKLPPSRFSHLAKIAFAAAYWDMVRYPELWNPIFEAYFEATEPAKLSKIYV, encoded by the coding sequence ATGAAAAGACGCGTCGTAATTATAGGCGGAGGATCCGGCGGCGCGATACTGGCCAACAACCTCCCGCTGGAGGATTTCGAGGTGACTGTAGTCGACAGAAGTCCCTACCACTACTATTGGCCCTGGCTGTTATACGTGGCGTTTAGGGGATCCAGAAGGCCTATGAAGCGGGAGATAAGGTCGCTCCTCAAGCCGGGCGTCAACTTCATCCAGTCGGGCGCTCAGTCCGTCGACCTCAACAACAGGAAGGTCGTCCTCGAGAATGGGAAGACCCTGGATTACGACTATCTGGTCGTGGCCACGGGCTCGCGGCCTACGTACGGGCTGATAGGCGGCCACGAGAAGGCCGTGGAGAAGTACGGCGACTACCACTCGACTATAGAAAACGCTGAGAGGGTCTGGAAGACCGTCAACTCGCTCAAACAGGGCACGTTCGCAATAGTTGTCGGCGGGGATCCCTATAGGTGCCCGCCGTCGCCGCTCGAGGGGGTCTTCCTCGCCGAGGAGTTCTTCAGATCGCGGGGCCTCAGAGATAGGGTCAAGGTGGTGTTCGCAGTGCCCTACCCGCGCCCGTACCCCGCGGAGCCTATGAACGAGGTGGTGGAGCCCCTCCTGAAGGAGCGCGGCGTGGAGTACATCACGTTCTTCACGCTCGACAGGATAGAGGAGGATAGGAAGGTCGCGGTGTCGATGGAGGGAGAGGAGCTCAAATACGACGCACTGGTCGTGGTGCCTCCCCACGTGGGGACCGACATGAAGATCTCGCCCGAGGACGTCCTCACCACCGACAGATTCATACAAGCCGACAAGTTCACCAATAACATAAAGGGCTTCGACGACGCCTTCGTCATAGGCGATGCGTCGGCAGTGCCGGTCGCCAAGACGGGGGTCACCGCGCACTTGCAGGCTGGCGTGGTGGCCAGGAGGCTCCAGGGCGAGGACGCCCGCAACAACGGGCGCACGAACTGCCCGTTCGATCTAGGCTACGGCTTGGGGACCTTCGTCATCAGCGACTACAACAACCCCGTCGTGAAGCTGCCGCCGTCGCGTTTCTCGCACCTGGCCAAGATCGCGTTCGCGGCGGCCTATTGGGATATGGTGAGGTACCCGGAGCTCTGGAACCCCATATTCGAGGCCTACTTCGAGGCGACGGAGCCAGCGAAGCTCTCGAAGATCTATGTCTGA
- a CDS encoding GyrI-like domain-containing protein, whose amino-acid sequence MPNVEVKEVQEVRGFSTIKSVPNRSALAQDLKPGVILIFHGKEGANMIVEVFTPDPNGDKTLGAGKMAVYKFTGSSDKVDNAYAAILFWALSNGVSPGSPTREVYLKVDKNQTPPEVEVEVQVPI is encoded by the coding sequence ATGCCCAACGTCGAGGTTAAGGAAGTCCAAGAAGTGAGAGGGTTCAGCACAATTAAGTCTGTGCCGAACAGATCCGCGCTGGCGCAAGACCTGAAGCCCGGCGTCATACTGATATTCCACGGCAAGGAAGGCGCGAATATGATCGTCGAGGTCTTCACGCCGGATCCCAACGGCGATAAGACGCTAGGCGCTGGGAAGATGGCGGTCTACAAGTTCACGGGCTCCTCGGACAAGGTGGACAACGCATACGCGGCGATATTGTTCTGGGCCTTGAGCAACGGCGTCTCGCCGGGCTCCCCCACGAGGGAGGTCTACCTCAAGGTCGACAAGAACCAGACCCCGCCGGAAGTTGAGGTGGAGGTACAAGTGCCTATCTAG
- the sfsA gene encoding DNA/RNA nuclease SfsA — protein MAPAVGDVVYRFEGPLRLVEILDRPNRFLVRVLDGGAVRHCHLHDPGRLPELVRRGARAVVRPTRGAKTDCSITAVEAPNGVWVVADSRIHSDVASLFLGGARREVKVGNHRLDFLLGDMYVEVKGCTLVVDGRAMFPDAPTKRGTEHLRLLRSLMRAGYRAKVVVLVMRPDAECFMPNWATDPSFSREFAMFVKSGGAVDVHRFRYADGYVIYDGDIDLCDGWDREAPDL, from the coding sequence ATGGCCCCCGCGGTTGGGGACGTGGTTTACAGATTCGAAGGCCCTCTAAGGCTTGTCGAGATACTCGACAGGCCCAATAGGTTCCTCGTCAGAGTTCTGGACGGAGGCGCCGTCAGGCACTGCCACCTCCACGACCCGGGGCGTCTGCCGGAGCTAGTGCGTAGGGGCGCTAGAGCCGTTGTGAGGCCCACGCGCGGGGCGAAGACCGACTGCTCCATAACGGCGGTGGAGGCGCCTAACGGCGTCTGGGTCGTCGCCGATAGCAGGATACACAGCGATGTGGCTTCCTTATTCCTCGGCGGGGCTAGAAGAGAGGTGAAAGTCGGCAATCACAGGCTCGACTTCCTCCTAGGCGATATGTATGTCGAGGTTAAGGGATGCACGCTGGTCGTCGACGGCAGGGCCATGTTCCCCGACGCCCCGACAAAGAGAGGGACCGAGCACTTGAGGTTGCTGAGGTCGTTGATGAGGGCCGGCTATAGGGCCAAGGTTGTGGTGCTCGTCATGAGGCCGGACGCGGAGTGCTTCATGCCTAACTGGGCCACCGACCCCTCGTTCTCCCGCGAATTTGCTATGTTTGTCAAATCCGGCGGGGCCGTAGACGTCCATAGGTTCCGCTACGCCGACGGCTACGTGATATACGACGGCGATATAGATCTCTGCGACGGTTGGGACCGAGAGGCCCCCGATCTCTAA